Genomic window (Nitrospirales bacterium LBB_01):
TGAGCTTAGAATCGGTTAATGAAATCACAGAAGAAAATGAATTATTAACCATTAGAGAGGCCAGTGGGTGGGCAACTAAACATTTGGGTAAAACAGTAACAACCTCTAATATCTCCTATCTCATTCAATATGGACGGATAAAGAAATTTGGAAACAATGGCTCAACTTGCGTTTCTAAGCAGGAATTAAAGCGCTACTATAACTCATACAATGGCAGCAGAGAGCTTTCATGGAAAGAGCAGCTTGGTCGTGATTTAAACTGGGCATTATCGTTTGATAAATACACAGAAAGCGAAACTACAAAGCACGTTCACAGACTGCATCCTTATAAAGGCAAGTTTATACCTCAACTTGTAGAATATTTTCTTGACAGCCACACTGACCATTTTAAGAAAGAGACCTGTTTTAAACAAGGCGACATCATTTTAGACCCGTTTTCAGGCAGCGGAACAACTATGGTACAGTCTTGCGAGCTTGGTATGCACGCTATAGGAATAGACGTTTCAGCCTTTAATGCTTTAATCGGAAACGTCAAGGTAGTCAAATACGATATGGCGGATGTTCAAACTGAAATACATAGAATTACCAAAGCGCTTAAAGGATTTCTTTTAAACTCCAGAACAATTGAGTTTGAAGAAAAACTTTTGCAGGTGCTCTATACATTTAATACTGAGTATTTTCCTGTTCCTGAATATAAGTACAAGGTAAAGCTTGGAGAGATAGATGAAGACAAGTATGGCTCTGAAAAAGAAAAAGAGTTTTTGCCAACGTTTAATAAACTCGTAGAAGATTACAATATTAAGTTAAGACAGGACAAGGCTGATACATTTCTTGATAAATGGTATTCTCAGCACATTAGGGATGAAATCAACTTTGTACTTGACGAAATTAGATGCATACCGAATTATGTTACAAAAAACATAATGAGCGTAATATTAAGCAGAACAATTCGTTCATGCAGAGCAACTACTCACGCCGACCTTGCCACCCTCTACGAACCTATAGTATCAACATATTATTGCGCCAAACATGGGAAAATATGTAAACCTGTCTTTTCAATTTTAAAGTGGTGGGAGACATATACAAAGGACACGATTAAACGCTTGTCACAGTTTGATAAATTAAGAACTCAGACTTTTCAGGCTTGTTTAACAGGGGACAGCAAAACGATAGATATTTTTGAAGAACTTCGGAAAATAAACTCTGATTTTGCCGATTTAGTAAAAAAGCAAAAAATTAAAGGAATTTTTTCCAGCCCGCCATACGTTGGGTTAATCAATTACCATGAACAACATGCCTATGCTTACGATTTATTTGAATTTGAAAGAAAAGATACGCTGGAAATAGGTCCGCTTTACAAAGGGCAAAGCAAGGCGGCAAAAGAAAGCTATATAATTGGTATCACAGATGTATTGAATAATTGCAAGAGGTTTTTAGCCGAGGATTACGATATTTTCCTTGTTGCAAATGATAAATACAATATGTATCCCATAATAGCTGAAAAAAGTGGGATGCACATCGTTAATCAATACAAACGCCCGGTATTAAACCGCACGGAAAAAGACAAAGGCGCGTACTCTGAAACCATATTCCATTTTAAGAGCAGACGTTGATGCTATCTCAGAAACAAATCATTAACGTTGAAGACGTGCTGCGTAATGCGTATTGAAGAAATCGCTTAATTGTTGCTATAATTGCCTGTGGGAGTTGCGATTAACAAAGAAACATTGTTAGATATTAGTTATGGGCGGCTCTGTCAATGTAAACCCTCCAATATTAATTGTCTTACGGCAAAAGAGTGGCTTAGAAACCAGCTTGGCGTTTGGCAATTCACCTATGAAAAAAGGGATGTAAGGGATAAAAGCACACACCCTGCAACGTTCCCAATATCGCTTGCTAAAAAAGTTATTGAGTTATTTACTCATATGGGAGAATTAGTGGTTGATCCTTTTGTTGGGAGCGGAACGACACTTGTCGCTGCTATGGACACAAATAGAAATGCAGTTGGATTTGACCTGCAATCAAGTTATATAGAGCTTTGCAAAACCCGGCTTTCTAATGGACATCTTCATAATACGACAAAACAGATTCCAATTGAAAACGATGCAAGAAATATTCATGAGTACTTTAAAGAAGAGACTGTATCCCTTATCTGGACATCGCCACCTTATGCAAATCTATTAAATCGCCAAAGAAAAAATAAATCAAGACGGAACAGAAAAAACGAACAACTCGATAAAGTGGAATAATATTCCCAGGACTAAAGAGACTTGGGCATAATGTCAATAGATGATTACACTATAGCTATGGGGGATATTTTTGAATATATGCTGCCGCTATTAAAACCAAAGGCTCATTGCGTTATTAATGTTCCCGATATGTGGTGGGAAAATGAGAGGATTACTATACATATCTCCTTAGTACAGGAATTAAGACGCAGGGGATATGAGCTTAGAAATATTATTATTTGGGATAGAACCAATATTGTAAATAAAATTGGTATTTTTGGCTGGCCAAGTAACTACATTACTATGGGAGTCACCTTTGAATATCTGTTAGACTTCTGGAGACCGCCCAAATGAAGACGTACACAAAAGAAGAACTTATAGATAAACTCATTGAAATAAAAAACGGAGGATGGATAAGGAATGCCAGAGTTGGTAATGCTGGTGGTATAGGAAACACACTTGAGGACTTACTTCACAAAGCTGGGACTAAGTTATTTAAAATGCTTATCAAGTTAACTCTGGCAGACTGTTTTCTAAATTATAAGTATGTAGGGTTATATGTTTTTGAATTGAAAAAAAGGATGGATTCCCGCTCGGAGGCGGGAATGACAAGGAGGATAGTTATTTTTTTGTCATTCCTGCGAAAGCAGGAATCCAGTTTTTTATTGGCATAGTGTCACTAAACAGATGAAACAACTAACACAAAACTTAAAAAACGGAGTGATTTCCCTCACTGAGTCACCGGTGCCGCAGGTTGGCAGGGAGTCTATTGTTGTACAGAGTTCGCTTAGCTTAATATCAACCGGCACGGAGCGTATGCTTTTAGAGTTTGGCAGAGGCTCTTTGATAGAAAAGGTTAAAAGTCAGCCTGAGAAAGTAAATCAGGTTATCAATAAGATTAAAACAGACGGCCTTATGCCCACACTGGACGCCGTAAAGGCTAAACTTGACGACGCCATTGTGCCCGGGTACTCGCTTGTCGGCGAGGTGTTTAGCGTTGGCAGAAATGTTGATGGATTTTATAGCGGCGACAGAGTGGTCTGTAACGGCGGGCATGCCGAGTTTGTCCGTGTCTCAAAAAACCTTGCCGCAAAAATTCCCGATAACGTCTCCGATGAGACGGCTGTCTTTACAGTAGTTGGCGCTATAGCTCTTCAGGGGATACGTCTGCTTAATCCTGCTCTTGGAGAGAGCATCTGCGTAATCGGTCTTGGTTTGGTTGGTCAGCTTACAGTCCAACTCCTTACCGCCTCCGGATGTCGTGTTTTTGGAATTGATATAAACGAGGATAAGGTAAAACTTGTGGAGAGTTTCGGAGCCGTTGGGTTTACGCTGCAAGAAAAGGAATCTCCAGTAGATGCGGCTATGGCTTTTAGCCGCGGAATGGGAATGGATGGCGTCATAGTGGCAGCCTCTACTAAAAGCACTGAGCCTATTGACTATGCCGCTGAGATGAGTAAAAAGCGCGGGAAAATCGTTCTAACCGGTGTAACCGGACTTGAACTTAAAAGAAGAACGTTTTACGACAAGGAACTGACCTTTCAGGTGTCGTGTTCTTACGGCCCTGGCAGGTATGACAGAGCGTATGAGGAGCTTGGTAACGATTATCCCTTTGGATACGTAAGGTGGACTCTTAAGAGAAATTTTGAAGCGGTACTGGACATGATGACAGCCGGTAAAATTGATGTGAAACCATTAATTAGCCGCTCGTTTCCATTTGCTGATGCCGATAAAGCATACGATCTTCTAATGTTGGAAAATCCACTTGGCATAGTTTTACAGTATGATAAGGGGGCTGCAAGACGAGACTTTAGTATTGAGCTTACCAGCAAACCGGTAAGCGGGAGATCTGAAAAACCCGTTATAGGATACATCGGGGTTGGAAATTTTGCTAAACAGGTGCTTTTGCCTGCTTTAAAAAACTCCGGTGCTGTTCTTAAAACAATAGCAAGTGCAAGCGGAGGCAATGTGTCCGCTTTAGGACAGAAATTTGGTTTTGCACTTGCTACATCGGAATATTCACAGGTATTTGAAGACAGCAGTATTAACACTCTGTTCATTTCAACCCGGCATGGCAGCCATGCAGAACTTGTAATCAGAGCACTTAAGAGCGGCAAAAATGTATTTGTTGAAAAACCACTTGCGCTAAATAAGACCGAACTAAAAGACGTCATTGACGCTCACAGTAACTCAAACGGGATTTTACTTGTAGGTTTTAACAGGAGATTTTCCGTATTTAGCAGAAAACTCAAAGAGTCGTTAAGTTCAAAATCTGACCCGCTGTGTATCAACATAATGGTAAATGCAGGTGCGATAGAGGGCAGCCACTGGGTGCATGACACTGAGTGCGGAGGCGGCAGAATAATCGGCGAGGCCTGTCATTTTATAGATTTAATCAGATATTTTACAGGCTCTCAAATCACAGAGGTTTACGCCGTAAGCACTCACGGCCACAGCGTCACCGATTCTGACAAAATGTGTATAACCATAAAAAGCAAAGACGGTTCAATCGGCACGATTAATTATTTTTCAAACGGCAGCAAATCCTACCCTAAAGAACGCATAGAGGTGTTTTCAGAAGGCCGGGTGTATGTGATAGATAATTTCAAATCTCTGACCTGCTTTGGTAAAGGCAAAAGTCACAACCAGTTTGCCCAGGACAAAGGACACGGCAGAGAGATCACAGAGTTTTTGCAAGCAGTAGAGACAGGGGGCAAATCCCCGATACCATTTGAAGAGCTGATTGAGTCCACACTGTCCTCATTTGCTGCAGTAGAGTCTTCAAAGACCGGAAAACCCTTAATAGTGGAAATAGCTTGAAAATGCAGCGAGGATTATGCCAGAACGTCTATTTCAGCAAGCCCTATGTCAATGCCTGCCATGAGGATTATTCTTGCGTCCTCGGTTTGTCCCTCATCATCAAGTAGTTTTTCGTAAACAATAAACAGATATTCCTGAAGTGTCTCAGTGATTTCTCTGGCATAAATCATCCCAAGGTTTTCCGTTTTCATACCGGTTAGCCCATAGGAATCGGTTGATATGACGCTTCTGAAAAATATCGGTTTAACGTATCTCTCATCGCCTCCCCATAGCCTGTGATACAACGTGTCAGTGCTGTCCTCCTCTATTATTCTAAAGTACTTGGAGCCGATACTGCCAGTCCGTTCATTAAGCCAAAAATCCCATTCCCTCTCATCCTGTGGGTATATTTCCTCTATAATTCTAAAAAGTACAATACCCTCAATTTCCTCATTTGACACAGGGATTTGCAACACAGACTGCTCTTTAGTCTCATTTTCCTCAAGATAGAAGCGATAAATTTTCATACTTCCAATCATAAACTTCTCGGCTGCTGCCACAGTGTGAATTCCACCGCCGGGGGATTGCGCTTTTAAAACGTCAGAGTTTATTACAAACTTTGACTCATCAAACCGGACCATACCATTTATTCGTATTCCAAGAGGAAGGTTTGCATCAACACGCTGGGGCTTCTTTCTTAGAAATCCGGTCGGTTTTTGCTTGCTTTTTTCGTATATATGTTTAAATATCGTAGCACCCTCCCAAAAGAGTTTATTCCACGTTATTGATCTGATATTTTATATCCAGTTTAACGTCTTTTCTAAGGGAATGATATATTCCACAGTACTTGTCAACAGAGAGGTTAATGGCTCGTTGCACTTTCTTCTCAGTTATGTTTTTAGCCGTAATGTTTAACATAACGTCAAACCCTGAAAAATACTGTGGAGGTGTTTCAGGCTTAACGCCAGTAATGTCAACCTTAAATGCTACAATTTCAACCTTCATTTTCTGTAGAAACATCACGCAATCAGTGGCAATACAAGCGCCAAGACTCATCATAAACGGCTCAGAGGGCTGACAGCCCCACTGAACATTAGCATCATACTCTATCTCGTAGCCGCGCTGGGTGCGTCCAACAAATATAAACTCTCTTTCCCAGTTAAGCGTGGCCTTAAACACTGTTGAAACCTTAGACTTATACCCCTCGACCTCTTTCTCAAGGCCCTGAATTTCCTGTTCCTCAGACATCTGTCCTCCTCAGCGTGTTACCACTTAATTCCAATACTTTTCAAATAATCCTGAGCAAGTTTTAATCCCATTTGTGCAGCTTTTATCTGGTCAGCCGTAGCCCTCTCACGATTCCCCATATTGAAGTGGCAATAGCCGCGCACATAGTAAGCATCGGCGTCATTTGGGTCTATCTCAATGGCCTTTGTAAAATCTGCGGCTGCTCGGAAATAATCTCCCTTTTTACCATACGTAATTCCACGGTTAAAGCAAGCGTCAGCATCCTCAGTGTTCATCTCTATGGTTTTATTGAGATACGTCAGTGCCTTATCATAATTTCCCTTTGCAGAGAGTGAAGTTCCGGTGTTGTAATGTGCGTCAATGTTTTCAGGGTCTATCTCCAGAGCTTTGGTAAACTCCTTGAGCGCCTTGTCATGTTGGAATCTTCTTGCATAGGCATACCCGCTGTTAACATACATGCCAGCCTCTTTGAGGTTCAGCTCTCCATCCCTTGCATCAATCACATATACCTCCTAAATGTTTACCCGACGACTAGTGTTTTTAAGATAACCTTAAGCGGTTACCATACAACTACACCGATTATGCTAACAATATTTTGTTCATTTTTGCAATAATTACTCTAACTTTTTGTTTTGATAAAATTTTTAATGCTTGCTGTAGTTGACAGCTTTTTGTTATAAAACAGGGGGGTAATATATGAAAAGGATAATTTGTGTTTTGTGTTTGGTACCATTGTTTTTGCTATTTTCTTGTCATACCGCCGACACAGGTCCAAAGACCGCAATTGACTATGTAAAACGCGGTAATGCCTTTAAGAAGGGCGACATTAATATGGCTATTGCTGATTATACCAAAGCTATTGAGACAGACCCAAAGAGCGGCATTGCGTATTATACTCGTGCGACAGCCTATGAAGAAATTGGAGATTATAAAAGAGCTGTTGCCGATTATTCTAAAGCTATTGGGATAAATCCTAAAAATCCTCTGGGGTACTATAAGCGGTGTAATTTATATGAAAAAATAGGAGACTATGACAACACAACAAAGGGTTATACGAAGCTTCTTGAAATGGATCCCAAAGATGTTCTTGCGTACTATAAGCGCGGAGCTTTATATGATACAATGGGAAAGTATGATAACGCTGTCACTGATTACACCAAAGCGATTGAAATAAGCCCGAGGTACCCGCAAGCATATATACTGCGTGGTACAGCCTATATGAAAAATGGAGATTACGACAAGGCGTTTGCTGATTTTAATAAGGTCATTGAACTTGATCCAAAACATCCTGATGTTTATACGGTTCGGGCGGAATTATATTCTAAAAAGGGGGATTATGACAGGGCTTTTCCCGACTATAACAAAGCCGTCTCAGGTTATGTTGAACTTCATGACACACCAAAGCTTATTAAGCTATATTCAACTCGTGGTTTTCTCTATGAGCAAAAGGGATATTACGATAAAGCAATCGCTGATTACTCCAACGCTATAGATATAAATCAACAGGATGCAGAGATGTACTACAAACGCGCTAATCTATACCTTAAAACCGGAGAGGACGCTAATGCACTGGCTGATTTAAACAGTGTTATCGATATAAGCCCTATGACATACGTTAGTGCATATATTTATCTTGGCGATTTATATAAGAAAAAGGGGAACCTCGACAAAGCCATTGCTAACTACATAGAGGCGGCACGGCTTGGTGATAAGAATTCACAAAGATACTTAGACGATAACGGTTATAAGTGGAATGTGGTGTTACCGAAGGGTAGTTCTGACACCATAATGTTTCTCGGTAACAGCGTAACAACCCAGGGAAATTGGGCTATGCATTTTCCCGGCAACAATGTCATAATTGCAAAACTAGTCCTTTGGGAAAAAAATATAGAGAACGACTTGGCATTTTTAGTCAACAATACAAAAAATAATGCAGAATCACGACCAACAAAAATATTCATTATGACCGGTATTGCAATATTGCGTGCAGGAGTTGAAACAAGAGTTTTTATAAATGAATACATGAAAGCTTTAAGCATTCTCTCAAGCAATCTGCCTGACACGAAAATATATGTTCAAAGCGTTTTGCCTGTAATTCTGAAAGACCCTGCAGAAAATACCATAGTTAATAGAAAAATCATTGAAGCAAACAGAGAATTGAAAATTGTGGTTTCAAAACTCAACAATGCAAACATACAGTATGTGGACTTATATAAAGGTTTTGTAGAACACGAGGGTGAGCACCTTAAGAGCGAGTATGCAGTTGAGGACGGCATCCACCTCAACAGGAGCGGATATGACCTTTGGGAATCGCTGATAAAAGATTATGTCTATAGCTCGCAGCGAAGGTATTAACTATTGACGATTTTATAGCAGCGCTTACTTCGTTTTTTCTATTGATTTTCTGCCGCTCTCTGCCATGTTTATTTCCCATATAAGAGTTTTGGAGACACAGTCACCCGATACATCCGGAGGAATTACTTTTGACAGTTCATTGTATATTCGAGACGGTTTAAACTTACTCTTTCCTTCAACTACAACTAAAGCACCCTGCTTCTTATAACTTGTAAACTCTGCACTTAGCACTCCTAATACAACATTCAAGGCAATGGTCTTATACTGCATATCTTGAACAGCCTGTATAACATCCTGGTTGTTTTCTCTGGGTATCAGCAAGGTCTTGATATCTTTCCTTTCAAAACGGATCTCTCCTTTTTTTTCCAATGCTTTGGCAGCTTTCATATATTCATCATTTTTTCTGGCAGAAGCATTTGCTGCGGGTAACTGAGCTGGAATTGAATATAAAACAACCCTCGGATAATCAAGTTCTTTTTCTATGATTTTTTTGTAAACTGCCATATCATCTGCACACGCATAATTAATAAATAACAGGACAATTAGCTGTACTAATGCCATGTTGATAAACAGCCGCTTCAACACATCTTACCCCTCATACTTGGTCATTTTTAAAATTAGCCGGTCTTTATATATTTTCAGAGCTATAGATTAACCGTAAGATATCTTTTATGTCAACACGCAATCGCTTATACAAAATTAAGGAAAGACTACTTGTATTTACAACTTCTTATATGAAAACATCAACTCTGGAATATCCAGTGACGAGACTTGCATGAGGCGCTGTTTTAGGCGGCTGTAGCGCTTTCTTTCCTTGTCATTGTTTACTGCCATATAAAGAGCTTGCTTTGTGCCCACTAAAACCACAAGGCGCTTGCCACGGGTTACCGCCGTATATATCAGATTTCGCTGAAGCATTATATAGTGCTGCGTGTGTATCGGGATTATAACTGCCGGATATTCACTCCCCTGTGATTTATGAATTGAAATAGCATAGGCTAAATACACCTCATCCAGTTCCTTGTAGTCATAAGTAACGAGGCGGCCGTAGAAATTGATTTTCAACTCCTGAAGCTCCTCGTTTATGTCGTTAATTCTGCCAATATCTCCATTGAAGACCTCTTTGTCGTAGTTATTTACGACCTGCATCACCTTATCACCGATCCGGAGAGTCTTACCCATACGCTGGATTCCGGCGGCTTCAGGATTTAGTGCGTTTTGAAGCTCCGCATTAAGGTTTGTAGTTCCCAGAAGTCCCTTGTTCATTGCGGTAAGGATTTGTATATCGCTATGCGTATCAAGATCAAAACGCTCCGGCAAAATTGTCTTATTCAGTTGCAGTATGATTTCAAGTATTTTTTCCGGATCCTTTTCCTCAAGGAAATAGAAACCTCCGGCTTTGTCAAGGTCTTTGACCAGAATCGGCCCCTCGCCTTTGTTTATCTTATGAGCGTTTGTCACTATGAGACTTGTCTGAGACTGACGGAATATTTCGTTAAGCATCACCGTGTGCACAACTTTTGACTCTATAATATCTTTCAAAACCGTTCCCGCTCCAACCGACGGCAGCTGATCTACATCCCCTACAAGAATAAGCGTTATCCCCACAGGAAGTGCCCGCAAAAGCTGATACATCAGCATTGTATCGACCATAGAGGCCTCATCAACGACAAGTAAATCCGCTACCAATGGGTTTTTTTCGTTTCTCTTAAATGCGCCCTCCTTAGGGCTAAAGTCAAGCATTCGGTGAATTGTCTTAGCCTCTGAGCGGGTAACCTCAGACATCCGTTTTGAAGCGCGTCCGGTTGGCGCACACAGCGATATTTTAAGCCCAAGCTGTTTATACACCCGCAGTATTGAATTGATTATTGTGGTTTTACCTGTGCCTGGGCCACCTGTTATTATTAACACCTTTTCAGTAAATGAGCCTCTGACCGCCTCCTTTTGCGCCGCCGCCAATTTAATGTGAAGCTCCTTTTGCACCCAGTCTATCGCCTTAATGTCATCAAAGTCATTTATCGTTACAGGAGCAGATTTTAGATTTGCTATCATTTTAGTTATGCCAAGCTCTGCCGTATAGTATTTGTTAAGATACACCATACTTGAGTTAACTCCGGTCTTGCCCTCAAGGGAATCTTCTAAAACCAGACTACCGGCATCCACCTGAGCCGATATTGCGCGCACCACGTTTTCTTTTGGTATCTCAAGCACCTTAACACACTCATCTATAAAGGAGTCAAAAGGAAAACAGACATTTCCGGCATTAGTCAACTCAGTTAAAACAAACAAAACTCCAGCCTCAGCTCTTATCGGTGAGTTTTTCTCTACCCCCAGTTTAGCGGCAATCTTATCTGCTATCACAAACCCAATGCCCCATATCTCCATTGCAAGCCGATACGGATTTTCAGATACCACCCGCACAGAGTCGTTTCCGTAGCGCTTGTAAATTTTAGCGGCATACGCTGTGCTTACTCCGTAGCTTTGAAGAAACAACATCACACCCCGAATCTCACGTTGTTCGTCCCATGCGCTCTTTATCTGCTCAAGACGCTTATCCCCAATCCCTTCAACCTGTCGCAGCATTTCTATATCGTTCTCTATTATATCCAGAGTGTTTTTACCAAATGTTTTAATCAGACGTTTGGCATACAGTGGGCCTATGCCCTTAATCATGCCAGAGCCAAGATACTTCTCTATACCGTCCACAGTGGCAGGCATTATTGATTTGAACGTAGCTGCGTTAAACTGTCGGCCGTACTTGGGATGATTAGACCATGAACCGTTTATGTGAATAGTCTCACCGGGGAGCACCCCCGGCATTGTGCCACAGACCGTTATCAACTCCCGTACTCCAAGCACCTTGAGCTTTAATATGGCATAGGCGTTTTCATCGCTATAAAACGTAAGCTTCTCCACTTGACCTTGAAGCTGCCCTGTCTTTGCCTCTGATGTTGACATAGTCCGCTACCCTATAGTACCATATTAAACATAATGCGTGTGATTGTAGCATATAAGTGACAGTGCCGGTGTAAAAGTGGATAAACTGGAAAATCTTAAGAATGCGTTACGGGAGTTTGTCCGTGAGAGGGATTGGGAGAGGTTTCACAGTCCTAAAAATCTTAGCATGGCACTCAGTGCCGAGGCGGCTGAGATAGTAGAAATCTTTCAGTGGCTTACTGAGGATGAAAGCCGAAGTCTCTCCGAGAGCAAACTAAGCGGCCTCCGGCAAGAAATTGCCGATGTGTTTATATATCTGATTAATCTATCCGATAAGTTTTCCATTGATTTAATCAAAGAGGCACATGATAAGTTGGAAATTAACTGCAAAAAATATCCGGCCCATATTGTCAAAGGCAAAGCCGATAAATATACCGAGTACGATACTGAGGGCAGTTAGAGAATGGAAATTATAATAGAAAAATCTGTAACAGGCGGAATGCTTAAGCTTCTAAAGGGTGATATAACGCAACGGAACACGGATGCAATAGTGAATGCCGCTAACTCTCATCTTCAACACGGTGGAGGTGTGGCGGGAGCGATTGTGCGAAAAGGCGGAGCTATAATTCAAGCAGAGAGCGACGCTATAGGCTATGTGCCGGTAGGAGGCGCTGCTTTGACTTCAAGTGGAACGCTCCCCTGTAAAGCCGTTATTCATGCCGTTGGACCCAGAATGGGAGAAGGTGACGAGGATAATAAACTTAAAAATGCCATCCGCAATTCTCTGACACTTGCCTCAGAAAAAGGTTTTAACAGCGTATCAATGCCTGCTATTAGCTCAGGCATATTTGGTTTTCCAAAAGATAGGTGCGCAAAAATCCTTGTAACAGAGAGTTTTAGCTTTCTTAATAATAACCCGGAAAGCTCTGTTAAAATCGTAGAGTTTTGCATATACGATCCCGAAACGTTACAATGCTTTGTCAACGAATTTGACCGTATTTAACAATGATTTATCATAAAATGATCACATAAGAGGTGAAATTAAAATGTTAAGCAAAAAAAGCAAATACGTGGTGGCAGTGGTTGGAGCAACAGGCGCTGTAGGAAATGAAATGATTGAAACGCTTCAGATGAGAAATTTTCCTGTGGACACGCTGCGGCTCTTTGCCTCGGAACGCTCAGAGGGCGGAACTCTTAAGTTTAAAGATGAAGACATAAAGGTGGAGCGTCTTAAGGCAGGAGTCTTTAAAGGAATAGACATCGCTCTGTTTTCTGCTGGAGCTGACAGAAGTAAGGAGTTTGCGCCGGATGCGGCTGCTGCCGGATGCGTTGTCGTTGATAATTCAAGCCAATGGCGGATGGATCCTGAAGTACCGCTTGTCGTGCCTGAAGTAAACCCCCATGATTTAAAAAAACACAAGGGAATCATAGCTAATCCTAACTGCTCCACGATTCAAATGGTAGTAGCGCTAAAACCCATTCACGATGCCGTAAGGAT
Coding sequences:
- a CDS encoding ATP-dependent RecD-like DNA helicase — its product is MSTSEAKTGQLQGQVEKLTFYSDENAYAILKLKVLGVRELITVCGTMPGVLPGETIHINGSWSNHPKYGRQFNAATFKSIMPATVDGIEKYLGSGMIKGIGPLYAKRLIKTFGKNTLDIIENDIEMLRQVEGIGDKRLEQIKSAWDEQREIRGVMLFLQSYGVSTAYAAKIYKRYGNDSVRVVSENPYRLAMEIWGIGFVIADKIAAKLGVEKNSPIRAEAGVLFVLTELTNAGNVCFPFDSFIDECVKVLEIPKENVVRAISAQVDAGSLVLEDSLEGKTGVNSSMVYLNKYYTAELGITKMIANLKSAPVTINDFDDIKAIDWVQKELHIKLAAAQKEAVRGSFTEKVLIITGGPGTGKTTIINSILRVYKQLGLKISLCAPTGRASKRMSEVTRSEAKTIHRMLDFSPKEGAFKRNEKNPLVADLLVVDEASMVDTMLMYQLLRALPVGITLILVGDVDQLPSVGAGTVLKDIIESKVVHTVMLNEIFRQSQTSLIVTNAHKINKGEGPILVKDLDKAGGFYFLEEKDPEKILEIILQLNKTILPERFDLDTHSDIQILTAMNKGLLGTTNLNAELQNALNPEAAGIQRMGKTLRIGDKVMQVVNNYDKEVFNGDIGRINDINEELQELKINFYGRLVTYDYKELDEVYLAYAISIHKSQGSEYPAVIIPIHTQHYIMLQRNLIYTAVTRGKRLVVLVGTKQALYMAVNNDKERKRYSRLKQRLMQVSSLDIPELMFSYKKL
- a CDS encoding nucleotide pyrophosphohydrolase gives rise to the protein MALSAEAAEIVEIFQWLTEDESRSLSESKLSGLRQEIADVFIYLINLSDKFSIDLIKEAHDKLEINCKKYPAHIVKGKADKYTEYDTEGS
- a CDS encoding macro domain-containing protein translates to MEIIIEKSVTGGMLKLLKGDITQRNTDAIVNAANSHLQHGGGVAGAIVRKGGAIIQAESDAIGYVPVGGAALTSSGTLPCKAVIHAVGPRMGEGDEDNKLKNAIRNSLTLASEKGFNSVSMPAISSGIFGFPKDRCAKILVTESFSFLNNNPESSVKIVEFCIYDPETLQCFVNEFDRI